Below is a genomic region from Thermithiobacillus tepidarius DSM 3134.
CGCGGGCGCCGGCAGCTGCCAGCGGCCGGTCTGGCGGTCAGACAGGGTCAGCGTCCCCAGGCGCAACTGCCAGGCATCCATCCAGGTCTTGCCCTGCCGGGCGCTCTCGGCGGCCAGGCTCAGCGCACCCGCCGGCCAAGCGGCGCGCGCGCGCCAGCGTTGTTGCTCGAGAGTCCCGTCCATCGCTGCCTCGACCTGTTGCAGGGCATAACCGCCGTAGCGCAGTCCCCGCAGCGCCAGGCCGGCCCGCAGGGGCCCGGCCAGCCCGTTCTGCATGCTGCCCTCGACGCGGGCGCTGGCGGCGCGAATCTCGCCGTAGCCCAGATCCGTGCCCCGCCCGCTGAAGTCGAGCGCCAAAGCCCCCGCGCGATAGCGCACCCAGCCCGCGGCCCGGAGGTTGCCCGCGGCCTGTGGCGACAAGCGCCCCAGCTCGGTCAGGGCCACTGCCACATTCAGGCGTTCCGCGAGGCGGCCCTGGCCGCGGATATCCATGCCCGGGCCGTAGACATGCCCTTGGGCGATACGCAGATCCCGCCCGTCCCAGTCCGCCGCGATGCGGCCCTGAAAGTTTTGCTGGTGCAAGCGGCTCTCCGCGAGCTCCAGCACGAAGTCGCCGCGATCAAAGAGGCCCCGGCCGCCGCCGCTGAGCACGAGGGAACCATTCAGATCGCCGGGCCAGGCCGGCGCCACCAGGGCCGGGTCGAGATCCGAAAAACGCATGCTCAGCGCCGCGCGCATGGCCTCCTGCCAGGACACGGCCACCTCACCCCGCACCTGGCCGCCCAGTACGCGCCCCTGGAGCTTGCTGGCGCGCAGGCCCTGCAAATTGCCGGCCACCGACCCATACAGGACGGCCTGGCGCCAGTCGGCGCCCTTGCTGCTGATTGCCACCCGACCGGCATAATTGTCCAGCCAGCCGCGCAGATGGGCCTGCCAGACCAATCCGGTATCCCGCAGCTGCGGCGCGACTTCGCCCAGATGCCAGTCGGCGACGGCCCGGACATCCATCTGCGGGTCGCCCTGCGGAAAGTCCAGGCGCCCCAGCAGCCACAGGGGACCCGGCATGCCGGCCCAGCGGAAGCGGGTCTGCACGAGGCGCACGGCATGCGGCTCGACGACCCACTGCCCGCTCCAGACGCCCAGGGTGCGGCCCGGACCGTGCATGACCAGATGCGCCGGCCCGGCCAGGTTCTGGTCCCGGCTCTCCCAGTCCACCGTCCAGTAAAACGCATCCAGCAGCCCCGGCTTCAGCGGCTGCCACATCCCCTGGCTTTGCAGCAGCGGTTCGTCCAAGCCGAGCCGCAGCCTGCCGATGATGCGTCCGAACTGATCACGCAGCCGGACGTCCCGGGCTTGCAGGACGCTGCGCCGCAGCCGCAGCGAGGCCGTCAGCTCATCCAGCCGGTAGACGGGCCGCCGTCCCTTGGCGTAGTGCAGATCACTGATGCGCAGACGGTGGACGGCGATGCGCCGGCCGGTCAGCCAAGCGGGCAGCGCCGGCACCCGAAAGGTGGGCGCCTCCTTGACCTCCGGCCGATCGTCCTCGATACGCAGCCCGCGCAGCTCCAGCCAGGCGACATGCACGCTGCCGAGCAGCAGGGCGTTGGGACGCCACAGCATGTCCACTTGATGCACGGCCACTTCCATCTGGCCGGCCTGCAGGCGCACGCCGCGCAGCCGCAGCCGATCCGCCAGCCGCCCCTCCACCGAATCGACCTGCAAGGGTGCCACCCGGCTCAGCTGCGCCACCGCCCAGCGCGCACCCGCGGGGGTCTGCCACAGCCAATGCCAGCCCGCCATGGCCGCGAGCAGCAGGCCCAGGAAGATCACCCAATAGATGACCAGGCGCTTCAAAAGCTCACCCCGGCGGAAAAATGGATGCGGAAGTTGCGGGCCGACGGATCCCCGAGAGGGTGCGCCAGATCCAGACGCAGGGGGCCGATGGGCGTGTAGGCCCGCGCGCCGACCCCGGCGCTTTGCAGCACGTTCATGTCGGCGAAGGTATCAAAGGCATTGCCGGCGTCGTAGAACACCACCGCGCCGAACATGCCGCCGATGTCGTGCTGGAATTCCACGCTGCCGGTCAGCAGGTGGCGGCCGCCCACCACGAAGCCGCCGGCATCGCGCGGCCCCTGGGAGCGGTAGTCGTAGCCGCGCACGCTGCGGTCGCCGCCGGCGAAGAAGCGCAGCGACGGCGGCAGATCGAGGATGGTGCCCTGATGCTGCCAAGTCGCACCCAACTCCGAGCGCAGCACGATGCGGTCGCGACTGCCCAGGGGCAGGCGCGCCTCGCCGCGGCCGGCCAGCTGCACGAAGTCGGTGTTCGAGCCCCAGCCGGTGTAGCTGGTGCGCAGGGTCACGTCGTAGCGATAGCCCTTGCGGGGCCGCAGCAATTGGTCCAGGCGGGTCTGCTGCACGCGTACGCCGGGCATGATCAGGATGGAGTGGCCCCGCTGCAGCCCCAAGCTGAAGATCTCGTTCTGGTAAGTCAGGAAGGCCGATCCGATCAGCGTGCTGGAGAAGCCCCGGGCCCGCTCAAGCGTCACCCCGAACAGACGGGTCGTGTACGTGTCCAACTCCTCGCGCTGGAAGGTGCTCTGCAGGCTGGTGAAGCTGCGGTAATCGCGATAGCTGGGCCAGACGAAGCGCCCGGCCAGGCCGAGCCGGCGCTCGGAAACATCGCTGGCCAGGTGCAGCTCGTTGGCCGAATGGCGGAAATTGAGATCATCATAACGGGCCGTCAGCCGCGCCCCGGTGTCGGTGCCGTAGCCCACGCCGCTGCGAAACCGCTTGGGTTTCAGGGATTCCAGGGCGATGCGGACCGGCATCACCTCGCCTTGGGCGGCCTCGCGATCCGGCGTCACGGAAACATTGGCGAAGCGGTCGGCGTTCAGCAGGTTGAGCTGGGTATCGGACAACTTCTGATAAGAGAAGACCTGGCCGGGCTTGAAGGCGAGATAGCGGTACAGGAAGCGCCGCGGATAGTCGGCCGCGCCGTCGAAGGTGGCCTCGCCGAATACGTAGCGGGTGCCGGTATCGAGCGTGAGCTCGATGCGCGCGGTGCCCTGCTCCCGGTCGATGGCCAGCACATGCCGGCTGAACTCGGTATCGATGTAGCCGGCATCCTGGGCAGCGGACAGCCACTGGGCCTTGGCGCGCTCATAGGTGTCCTGGCGCAGCACGTCCCCCTGCCGCAGCGGAAACTCCTGCCGCAGCCTGTCCCAGACGGGCAGCTCAGCCCCCGGCCCGCGAACCGCCAGCGCCACGTCGCTCACGTGGATGCGCGTGCCGGGAATGACGGTGTAATGCAGGACGTACTCGCTCTCGCTCACGGCCTCGGTGCGCAGCTCCAGTTGCGAGCCGTAGTATCCATACACTTGCAGGGCATTGCGCAGCCGCTCGTCCGCGGCCAGGCGGGCGCTGCCCAGCTCCTGGGTCACATCGCCGATCTGCACCGGCGCCATGTTTTTTTGCAGGTCATCGCGCACCTCCGCCGGCAGGCCCTCTCCCGCCACGGTAAAGCGCACCTCCACCGCGCCGGCCACGCCGGACCACAGGACCATGACCAGATACGCCACGCCGCGCATCCAGCGCCGCCAAGCGCCGCCTCCTCCCCTGCTGACGGAATTTGTCACACACACCCTCTTGATGGACCAAGCTTGTCGCTTTCTGATTTTTATACTAACTCAAAAACTTGCAGAGCATAGCCGACCCAACGCCCTAAGTCAGGCGCGCTTTTTGCATAACGAGGGTGACTGCCGATTACCTATAACGACAAGACCGCAGGCCATGATCCACACGCGTTTTGAAAAATGCGTCCGCTACGACGCCGGTTTCACTTTGGTGGAACTGGCTATCGCCTTGGCCGTGGGCAGCATCCTTCTGGCGCTGGCCCTGCCCATGTTCGCCGAATCGCGTGCCAACGGCCAGATCCGCGCGGCGGCCGCGCAGCTGCAGCAGGACCTGCAATGGGCGCGGGCCGAAGCGATCAAGCGCAACCAGCGGGTGGGCGTGGAAATCGCCACTGCCGCCAACGCGTCCGGTTGGACGGTCTTCGTGGACCGCAACAACAGCAGCACTCTGGATGCAGGTGACCTGACCCTGCGCCAGTTCGGCAACGCGGAGTTCCGGGCACGATTCGGCAGCAATACGGCCTTGGCGGCGAACGGCACGCCCAACCTGCCCGTCTTCGCGCCTTTCGGCAATCTCGCCAACGTGGGCAACGGCACCTACGGCTTTACGACGACGCCGACCACCCAGCGATGGCTGCTCGTGGTTGGCACGGGCGGCCGCATCGTCACCTGCATCGCCCAATCTCCCAGTTCCTGGACTTGCCGCCTGTAGACACAGACATGAGCCATAACCCCCCTTCCCCACAATCCGGCTTCAGTCTCATCGAAGTGATGATCGCCATGGCCATTTTCGCTTTCGGCCTGCTGGCACTGGCGGCCTTGCAGGTCGCCGCCGTGCGCGCCACGACCGATTCCCAGTACATCACCCAAGCCAACCTGCTGGCCAACGAAATGGTCGGCATGATGTGGGGTACCCCGACCGCCACGGCGCTGTCCGCCTACCACAACCTCGACACCCAGGCGAGCCTGCCGTCCTCGCCCGCCATCGTTGCCGCCAATGCCAGCACTTGGCGGGACGATGTGCAAAGGCAACTGCCCCAAGGGCAGGGGCAAATCGCGGTCAACGGCACGCAGGTCACGGTCACGGTTTCTTGGCAGAGCCGCACCGGCCAGCGCAGTCATGCCCTTACCACCCAAATCGGGAATTGACGTCATGTCCCTGTCCAGTCGTCCGTCGCGCACTCATGGCAGCCTGCGCCATGACCAAGGCTTCACCATGGTCGAGCTCATGGTCGCCTTGGTGGTCTCCCTGCTCGCGTCCGTAGCCATCTACAGCATCTTCATTCAGTCCGAAAGCCAGCAGCGGCGCAGCAATGAAACGGCGGATCTGTGGCAACAGGCGCGCATCGCCATGGCCATGCTCGAGCGCGACGTGCGCATGGCCGGCTACGGATTGGGCGGCAATCTGGGCTGCCAACTGGTGTCCTACAATGCCAACCGCACCCCACCGAACATTCCGGCCTATACCCTGATGCCCATCGTGTCGGCCGATCCGGCGCCCGCCACCCCCATCAGCGGGCCCGGCGGCAGCGATCAGCTCACCATCCTGTACAGCACCTCCGCCAACGGCGGGCTGCCCGCCACCCAGTTGAACGGCGACATGCCGAATTCTTCCGCAGAGCTGATCGTGGCCTCCACGGCGGGTTTCCAGGAAGGCGACCTGGTCATCCTCAACGAGCCGGGCAAGACCTGCACGCTGGTCCAGGTCACCCAGGTGCAGCAGGCCGCGCTGAAGCTGCAGCACAACCCGGGGGTCTCGGCCCCCTACAATCCCGCGGGCGGCTTCAGCATCTTCCCGGCAAGCGGCTACGTGGCCGCCAACGGCGTCACGCTCTACAACATGGGCAGCATGGTCAACAACCGGTACAGCATCGCCCCCAACTCCACCGTCGCTGGCCAGCCTGACCCCACTCCGACACTGATGGTCACCAACGTCAACACGGGCACCACCACGCCGGTGGCCCGCGGCATCGTGTCCCTGCAGGTGCTCTACGGCATGGACACCAACGGCGACAACGCCGTGGATGCCTATGCCCGCCCCACCGGCGGCGGCTGGTTTGCCGCCAGCGGCGGGCAGATACGCACGGTGCGCATCGCCCTGCTGGCGCGGGCCAGCCTGCCGGACCGGGACTACAACAGTCCGGCGAGCATCACCCTGCTGCCAGCCATGGGCGGCAATGCGGCCGTGGTTTACGACGTGCCCAACACCGATCGCAACTTCCGCCATCAACTGTTCGTGACGGAAGTGCCTCTCCGCAACCCCATCCTCGGCAATCAGACGACGTGAACACATTCCAAAAAGGCTCCGTGCATCATCCGGAAGGCGGCGCCACGCTGCTGGTCGCCATCGTTGTGCTGCTGGCACTCTCGATGGCCGGCATCGCCGCCATGTACTTGGCCAAAACGGACACGGACATCGCCGGCAACGTGCGCTTCCGCGACCAGACGCTGGCAAGTGCCGAGATCGGCCGGCAAGGCGTGGTGCAGTTCTTGGCGGCGGCCACCCTGCCCCCTGAGCAGGGGGTAGGCCAGCCCACATGGTTCTACCCGCCAGCCTCCGTGCCGGTGGACATCAGCACCGTGGCCTGGGACACCGTCTGCAGCAGCGCGCCCTGCAGGCAAGTCCTGGACAACGGCGACATCGCCCAGAACATCGTCGAGGCGCTGGGGCCGATCAATACCGGGACCGGCGGCGGGCAAAGCCTCACGCGCGGATCCTACCGACCGTCCTCCGCCCCCTTCTACTATCGGGTCACCACGCGGATGCAGGGCCCTCGCGGCACCACGAGCCTCGTCCAGGTCATCTATCGCATGCAGTATTAACAGGGTTGAGGGCAAGCAGATGAAAAACAAAAGAATACTCGCCGCTGCGCGCGCCCCGCGCATCCTCCTCCCCTTTCTGGCCGCCCTGGTTCTCGGCTTGTACCAGGCCGATACCGGACGCGTCAGCGCCGCCAGCAACCTGGCCTTGGCCAATGACCCGCTGTTCCTGAAGCAGGCGGTGGAGCCCAACGTTATGTTCCTCATCGACGACAGCGGCTCCATGGACGCCGAGGTGATGACGCCCTACACCGACAGCGGCTATGTGGAGGCCAGCGAGAACATCTACAAGGTGTATCGCGGCGGTGAGTACTGGTACAAGGGCAACCGGGGTGGCTACATCTTCAACAACGACAGCAACAACGCCGGTCCTCTCAACAACGGACTGGGTTACGTGCCCAGCAGCGATCCCCGTCCGCGTTCCTATCAGTGGAACTCGATTTACTACAATCCCAACGTGACCTACACACCGTGGCCCGGCACGGATACCAAGACCTTCGGCAACGCCAACCCGAAAGCGGCTCCCAATGACCCCATGGACGCCGCAGCCGGCACCACCGACCTGACCCAAAGCGGCATCGCGGTCTACTACACGCTGCCGAATAGCGTCAGTCCTGCCACCGCCAGCCACACGGGCGGCGCCGCCGGCACCGGCGACTATGTCCTGAACACCATCGATCCCAGCAACACGGCGCAGATGCAAAACTTCGCCAATTGGTACGTCTACTACCGCAAGCGTATCTACGCCGCCAAGAACGGCATCGGTTCGGCCATCGCCAACCTGTCCGGCATGCGCGTCGGTCTGACCGACATCTACAACACCGGCACCATCCTGGTGCCGCTGGCGACGATCACCAACAGCACGGCCCAGAAAAACAAACTCCTCAACACCCTGTACGGGCTGGTGGCCAGCGGCGGCACGCCCCTGCGCACCTCGCTCCAGGCTGTGGGTGAGTACTTCAAGACCAAGGACAGCGATGCGCCCATCACGGCGCCCTGCCAGCAGAACTTCACCATCCTGATGACCGACGGCTACTGGAACGGCGGTTCCCCGGGCGTGGGCAATGTGGACGATGGCAAGGGAAAACCTTACCAGGACGACCACAGCGACACCCTGGCCGACGTCGCCATGAAATACTATGAGGAAAACCTGCGCCCCGACCTGGCCGAAGGCCAGGTCGAACTGGCGCCCGGCACGCACGAAACCAACAGCAATCCGCACATGGATACCTTCACCATCGGCTTCGGCGTCAGCGGAACCCTGGATTCCAGCGTCGATCCGTACCAGAACCCGCCCGCTTGGCCTGCCGTTTCGTCCAATGACAAAACCACCGTGGATGATCTCTGGCATGCCGCCGTGAACGGCCGCGGCCAGTTCCTCAGCGCCAAGGATCCGCAGGCCCTGCTGAACGCCCTGAACAGCTATCTGGCCAACATCGCCGGCCGCACCGCCTCCGCCGCGGCGGTATCCCTCAACAGCACCAGCATCAGCTCCACCACGCACCTGTATCAGGCCCGCTTCGACTCCGCTTTCTGGGTGGGCGACCTGCGGGCCTACGGCATCGATCAGAACACAGGTGCGGTCAAGAGCACTCCCGTCTGGAGCGCGCAGAGCGAACTGGACAGCCTGACCGGCAACGGCGGCTGGGACAGCAAGCGCATCATGGCCACTTGGAATCCGAGCAGCAATGCCGGGGTGGCCTTCCGCTGGGACAGCCTGTCCAGCAGCCAGCAGAACCTGCTGAACAACAACGGGGCGGACAAGCTAGGGGCCGCCCGCCTGGATTACCTGCGCGGCGACAAGAGCAAGGAAGGCAATCCCTTCCGGACGCGCCAGCACATCCTGGGCGACATCATCGACAGCCAGCCGGCCTACGTGGGCAAGCCGCCCTTCCTCTACAACTACCAGAACTACTATGCGTTCAAGACCACGGGCACGGCCGCCAACCGGCCCGGCATGGTGTACGTCGGGGGCAATGACGGCGCCCTGCACGCCTTCGATGCCGCCACCGGCATGGAACGCTTCGCCTTCGTTCCCAACGGCGTCTTTCCCAAGCTCGCGGGCCTGACGAACACCAACTTCACCCATCAGTACCTGGTGGACGGCTCTCCCGCCGTCGGCGACGTGACCTTCAGCGACAACTCCTGGCATACCATCCTGGTGGGCGGGCTCAACAACGGCGGCAAGAGCGTCTATGCGCTGGATGTCACCGATCCCGCCAGCATCACCACCGAGGCCGCGCTGGCCGGCAAGGTGCTGTGGGAATTCACCGATACCGACCTGGGACAGACCTTCAGCCGTCCCGTCGTCGTACCGCTCCGCGGCAACTCCCAGGGAACCACTTGGCAATGGGTGGTCATCTTCGGCTCCGGCTACAACAACAGTAACGGCAAGCCCTACCTCTACGTGCTGAACGCCCAGACCGGCGTCCTGCTCAAGAAGATCGATCTCTGCGGCAGCAGCAGTCCCGCCTGCGATACCAATCTGCCCAACGGCCTGGCGAGCCCGGCGGCCGTGGCCAGCAATGGCTGGGACCTGGTCGATGCGGTGTATGCCGGCGACCTGCAGGGCAACATGTGGAAGATCGACCTGTCGGACAGCAACCCGAACAAGTGGCAAGTCGCCTATCAAAGCGCCGGCAAGAACGTACCCCTGTTCAAGGCCACGGATAGCCTCGGCAATCCGCAGCCCATCACCACGGCGCCCGACGTCACCTTCCACCCCAAGCATCCTGCGAAGACTGGCGTCATGGTCTATTTCGGCACCGGCAAGTATCTGGAAAGTACCGACATTACCGACACGAGCCACCAGCAGACCTTCTATGGCATCTGGGACAGCGGCGCGGCGCTGGGCACCTTCAATCGAAACACGACGCCCACCTCGCCAAACCTGCAAGAACAGCAGCTGGACACGGTCAGCATCGGCGGCCAGTTGGTGCGCGTTTCCGAACAGAATCCCATCAACTGGAACACCCAGAAGGGCTGGTATACCGATCTGCCCACGGCCGGGGAGCGCTCCATCACCAATCCCCAGGTGGTGGCCGGGCGAGTGCTCTTCACCACCTTCATTCCGGACTCCAGCGCCTGCGGACGCGGCGGCAAGAGCTGGCTGATGGTGCTGGACTACGCCAGCGGCAGTTCCTTCAGCAAGCCGGAAATGGACATCAACAAGGACAACGTGCTTGACGACAAGGATCTGGTCAGCAATCCCCCAAGCGGTTTCGCTGATGTGCCGACCGGCCTGTCCCTGGGACAGGGCCTGGCGGCCAGCCCCGCGGTGATCGGCGCGGGCACTGCGGGCGGGGGCGGCATCTCCGAGATCAAATACATGAGCAAGTCGGATACCAGCATCGAGGCCGTCAAGGAGCGCGGCGGCGGCGCCGGCGGCTCGCGGCCGATCTCCTGGCGCGAGTTGTTCTAGCGAGTGCAGGACAAGCGATCTGCCACGGAGGAGAGCGGGTTTGATGGGAGGGTGGCCCCGGCGGGGTCACCCTTTTTACATGAGGCTGCGGGAAGAAGCCGGAATCCGATGTGAAGCGGAAAGACGCTGCTTCAGGATGGGGTCGAAGGCAAGCCGTTCAGCTCCGCGCCAACGCCTGCGGCAGACTGAACACCACCTTTTCCCGCACGCCTTCCGCCTCCCGGCTCGCTTGACCGCCCCAGGCCTGCAGCTGGGCCACCACGCCTTGCACCAGCGCTTCCGGGGCCGAGGCGCCGGCAGTGATCCCTACCCGTGCCACGCCCGCGAACCAGCCCCGCTGCAATTGGCTGGCATCCTCAATCAGATGAGCCGCCTTGCCCAGGCGCGCACCCAGTTCCGCCAGGCGGTTGGAATTGGAGCTGTTGGGCGCGCCCACCACCAGCAGCACGTCCACCGCTTCCGCCAGCCGCTTGACCGCATCCTGGCGGTTCTGGGTGGCGTAGCAGATGTCGTCCTTCCTGGGCCCGACGATCTTGGGAAAGCGGCTACGCAGGGCCTGGATGACCTGCGCCGTGTCGTCCATGCTGAGGGTTGTCTGGGTGATGTAGGCCAGATTGTCCGGATCGCGGACCCGCAATCTCTCCACGTCCGCCACTTCGGACACGAGATGCATGCTGCCCGGCGCCGCCTGGCCCATGGTGCCTTCCACCTCGGGATGGCCGGCGTGGCCGATAAGGATCATCTCCCGCCCTTCGCGGCTGTAGCGGACGACCTCCATGTGGACCTTGGTGACCAGTGGGCAGGTGGCGTCGAAGACCTGCAGCCCGCGCCGCTCGGCCTCGGCGCGCACGGCCTGGGAAACGCCGTGGGCGCTGAAGATGACCGTGGCTCCGTCGGGCACCTGGTCCAGCTCTTCCACGAAAACCGCGCCGCGTGCGCGCAGCCCGTCCACCACATGACGGTTGTGCACCACCTCGTGTCGCACGTAGATCGGCGCCCCGAGCATTTCGAGCGCCCGCTCCACGATCTGAATGGCCCGGTCCACGCCGGCACAGAACCCCCGGGGATTGGCAAGCAGAATTTCCATAGGCATCGCTCTGATGAATGGTTTGGGCAAGCATATCCGATTGCGGGGACAGTTTCGACTCCGGGCCATGGCCGGCATGGGACGTGGCTTGCGGCGGGCGGATTGTGGGGGCATCGCGCGCCCATGCCGGCGCCCACTCCGATCCTGCCGGAAGGTTTCGCGGCATGGGTGAAGGGGATAGACGCGAGCTTTGGCGCTTGGGAG
It encodes:
- a CDS encoding autotransporter assembly complex protein TamA, which translates into the protein MTNSVSRGGGGAWRRWMRGVAYLVMVLWSGVAGAVEVRFTVAGEGLPAEVRDDLQKNMAPVQIGDVTQELGSARLAADERLRNALQVYGYYGSQLELRTEAVSESEYVLHYTVIPGTRIHVSDVALAVRGPGAELPVWDRLRQEFPLRQGDVLRQDTYERAKAQWLSAAQDAGYIDTEFSRHVLAIDREQGTARIELTLDTGTRYVFGEATFDGAADYPRRFLYRYLAFKPGQVFSYQKLSDTQLNLLNADRFANVSVTPDREAAQGEVMPVRIALESLKPKRFRSGVGYGTDTGARLTARYDDLNFRHSANELHLASDVSERRLGLAGRFVWPSYRDYRSFTSLQSTFQREELDTYTTRLFGVTLERARGFSSTLIGSAFLTYQNEIFSLGLQRGHSILIMPGVRVQQTRLDQLLRPRKGYRYDVTLRTSYTGWGSNTDFVQLAGRGEARLPLGSRDRIVLRSELGATWQHQGTILDLPPSLRFFAGGDRSVRGYDYRSQGPRDAGGFVVGGRHLLTGSVEFQHDIGGMFGAVVFYDAGNAFDTFADMNVLQSAGVGARAYTPIGPLRLDLAHPLGDPSARNFRIHFSAGVSF
- a CDS encoding GspH/FimT family pseudopilin yields the protein MIHTRFEKCVRYDAGFTLVELAIALAVGSILLALALPMFAESRANGQIRAAAAQLQQDLQWARAEAIKRNQRVGVEIATAANASGWTVFVDRNNSSTLDAGDLTLRQFGNAEFRARFGSNTALAANGTPNLPVFAPFGNLANVGNGTYGFTTTPTTQRWLLVVGTGGRIVTCIAQSPSSWTCRL
- the pilV gene encoding type IV pilus modification protein PilV, which codes for MSHNPPSPQSGFSLIEVMIAMAIFAFGLLALAALQVAAVRATTDSQYITQANLLANEMVGMMWGTPTATALSAYHNLDTQASLPSSPAIVAANASTWRDDVQRQLPQGQGQIAVNGTQVTVTVSWQSRTGQRSHALTTQIGN
- a CDS encoding PilW family protein produces the protein MSLSSRPSRTHGSLRHDQGFTMVELMVALVVSLLASVAIYSIFIQSESQQRRSNETADLWQQARIAMAMLERDVRMAGYGLGGNLGCQLVSYNANRTPPNIPAYTLMPIVSADPAPATPISGPGGSDQLTILYSTSANGGLPATQLNGDMPNSSAELIVASTAGFQEGDLVILNEPGKTCTLVQVTQVQQAALKLQHNPGVSAPYNPAGGFSIFPASGYVAANGVTLYNMGSMVNNRYSIAPNSTVAGQPDPTPTLMVTNVNTGTTTPVARGIVSLQVLYGMDTNGDNAVDAYARPTGGGWFAASGGQIRTVRIALLARASLPDRDYNSPASITLLPAMGGNAAVVYDVPNTDRNFRHQLFVTEVPLRNPILGNQTT
- a CDS encoding pilus assembly PilX family protein is translated as MNTFQKGSVHHPEGGATLLVAIVVLLALSMAGIAAMYLAKTDTDIAGNVRFRDQTLASAEIGRQGVVQFLAAATLPPEQGVGQPTWFYPPASVPVDISTVAWDTVCSSAPCRQVLDNGDIAQNIVEALGPINTGTGGGQSLTRGSYRPSSAPFYYRVTTRMQGPRGTTSLVQVIYRMQY
- a CDS encoding pilus assembly protein — its product is MKNKRILAAARAPRILLPFLAALVLGLYQADTGRVSAASNLALANDPLFLKQAVEPNVMFLIDDSGSMDAEVMTPYTDSGYVEASENIYKVYRGGEYWYKGNRGGYIFNNDSNNAGPLNNGLGYVPSSDPRPRSYQWNSIYYNPNVTYTPWPGTDTKTFGNANPKAAPNDPMDAAAGTTDLTQSGIAVYYTLPNSVSPATASHTGGAAGTGDYVLNTIDPSNTAQMQNFANWYVYYRKRIYAAKNGIGSAIANLSGMRVGLTDIYNTGTILVPLATITNSTAQKNKLLNTLYGLVASGGTPLRTSLQAVGEYFKTKDSDAPITAPCQQNFTILMTDGYWNGGSPGVGNVDDGKGKPYQDDHSDTLADVAMKYYEENLRPDLAEGQVELAPGTHETNSNPHMDTFTIGFGVSGTLDSSVDPYQNPPAWPAVSSNDKTTVDDLWHAAVNGRGQFLSAKDPQALLNALNSYLANIAGRTASAAAVSLNSTSISSTTHLYQARFDSAFWVGDLRAYGIDQNTGAVKSTPVWSAQSELDSLTGNGGWDSKRIMATWNPSSNAGVAFRWDSLSSSQQNLLNNNGADKLGAARLDYLRGDKSKEGNPFRTRQHILGDIIDSQPAYVGKPPFLYNYQNYYAFKTTGTAANRPGMVYVGGNDGALHAFDAATGMERFAFVPNGVFPKLAGLTNTNFTHQYLVDGSPAVGDVTFSDNSWHTILVGGLNNGGKSVYALDVTDPASITTEAALAGKVLWEFTDTDLGQTFSRPVVVPLRGNSQGTTWQWVVIFGSGYNNSNGKPYLYVLNAQTGVLLKKIDLCGSSSPACDTNLPNGLASPAAVASNGWDLVDAVYAGDLQGNMWKIDLSDSNPNKWQVAYQSAGKNVPLFKATDSLGNPQPITTAPDVTFHPKHPAKTGVMVYFGTGKYLESTDITDTSHQQTFYGIWDSGAALGTFNRNTTPTSPNLQEQQLDTVSIGGQLVRVSEQNPINWNTQKGWYTDLPTAGERSITNPQVVAGRVLFTTFIPDSSACGRGGKSWLMVLDYASGSSFSKPEMDINKDNVLDDKDLVSNPPSGFADVPTGLSLGQGLAASPAVIGAGTAGGGGISEIKYMSKSDTSIEAVKERGGGAGGSRPISWRELF
- the ispH gene encoding 4-hydroxy-3-methylbut-2-enyl diphosphate reductase, which produces MEILLANPRGFCAGVDRAIQIVERALEMLGAPIYVRHEVVHNRHVVDGLRARGAVFVEELDQVPDGATVIFSAHGVSQAVRAEAERRGLQVFDATCPLVTKVHMEVVRYSREGREMILIGHAGHPEVEGTMGQAAPGSMHLVSEVADVERLRVRDPDNLAYITQTTLSMDDTAQVIQALRSRFPKIVGPRKDDICYATQNRQDAVKRLAEAVDVLLVVGAPNSSNSNRLAELGARLGKAAHLIEDASQLQRGWFAGVARVGITAGASAPEALVQGVVAQLQAWGGQASREAEGVREKVVFSLPQALARS